A region from the Salminus brasiliensis chromosome 22, fSalBra1.hap2, whole genome shotgun sequence genome encodes:
- the pyyb gene encoding peptide YYb: MTSSMRSWTALLALVLCVLVCLSSLAEAYPPKPEPPAGDVGPEEMAKYHTALRHYINLITRQRYGKRSGPEAAVAELLFGDDEQDVRPRADDRLGW; this comes from the exons ATGACCAGCTCAATGCGATCCTGGACAGCACTGCTGGCCCTCGtactgtgtgtactggtgtgccTGAGCAGCCTGGCTGAAGCTTATCCACCCAAACCTGAACCTCCCGCAGGGGACGTAGGTCCGGAGGAGATGGCCAAATACCACACGGCCCTGCGGCACTACATCAACCTCATCACACGGCAGAG atatGGGAAGAGGTCCGGTCCTGAGGCGGCGGTGGCGGAGCTCCTATTTGGTGACGACGAACAGGATGTAAGACCACG CGCTGATGACCGcttgggctggtga